A window of Struthio camelus isolate bStrCam1 chromosome 15, bStrCam1.hap1, whole genome shotgun sequence contains these coding sequences:
- the EMP2 gene encoding epithelial membrane protein 2 translates to MLILLAFIIVFHITSAALLFISTIDNAWWVGDNFSTDVWRICVTNTTTCTAITDQFNDYQSIQAVQATMVLSTIFCCVAFLVFILQLFRLKQGERFVLTSIIQLLSCLCVMIAASIYTDRHEELHKRNEYNIEVSQGQYGYSFILAWIAFAFTLISGVMYLVLRKRK, encoded by the exons ATGCTGATCCTTCTGGCTTTCATTATTGTGTTTCATATAACCTCAGCAGCGCTGCTGTTCATCTCAACTATTGACAAT GCCTGGTGGGTAGGAGATAATTTTTCTACAGATGTCTGGAGAATTTGTGTCACCAATACCACCACCTGTACAGCTATTACTGATCAATTCAATG aTTATCAATCAATTCAGGCTGTTCAGGCCACCATGGTCCTGTCTACTATTTTCTGTTGTGTGGCATTTCTGGTTTTCATTCTTCAACTCTTCCGCCTAAAACAAGGAGAAAGATTTGTGTTAACTTCTATTATCCAGCTCCTGTCAT gtCTGTGTGTTATGATTGCAGCTTCCATTTATACAGATAGGCACGAAGAACTGCACAAGAGAAATGAATATAACATTGAAGTTTCTCAAGGCCAGTATGGCTATTCCTTCATCTTAGCTTGGATTGCATTTGCCTTTACTCTGATCAGCGGTGTTATGTACCTAGTATTAAGGAAGCGGAAATAA